Within the Emys orbicularis isolate rEmyOrb1 chromosome 5, rEmyOrb1.hap1, whole genome shotgun sequence genome, the region TGCCGCCGGCGGAAGCGCGATGCCCCAGGAGGGGGTACAGAGCAGGATGCCCCCCCCCCGTGTGGCTGTGACGGGATCACCTTTATGGGGGCGGGTCACACACCTCCCCTCTCCTCACCCGGGGTCTCCCTCGGCCACCgccacgcggggggggggggggtagcaccGCTGCCCACAGAGCGCGGGGAGGCGCCCACCCGCGGCCAGGCGCCCACCGAGAGAGGTAAGGATAACCCCACTGTCCCCCGGCCCAACAGGCGCCCTAGGAGCGGAGAGAAGAGGCGtaatcctgcccccccccagtcctCCGCCCGCCCGGGCCCGCTCCCGAACCCCCCCGTCCTCCGCCAGCCCGGGCCCGTTacctccagtgatgaggaagTAGGACACCACCACCAGCGCGTAGACGGTCATGGCCGAGGGCGTGTGCACCCAGCTCGGCCGCTTCAGCTTGATGTTGGGGCACTGAAGCACCGCGAACGGCACCCAGTAGAGCGTCTCCATGATGGCAACCCAACCACCTCCACGGCAGGCTAATCAAACCCAGCACCGCCGCTGCCCCGGCTTGACCCGCCGCGGCCACCGTCTCCCGCACTCTACACGAATACGGAAGCGGAAACCAGCTACAGAGGGAATGCAGGGCAACGGCGGGGTCCTGGAAGGTGATAAGAATAGGGCGAAAAAGTGCAAAATTGAGCACGGTAAAGGTCACCTGGAGAAAAACGCAAGATATAAAATCTCACGTCGTTAAAACACCCCCAAACTCTGGAGTTTCAAGCCGACTATACATGTCTGGAGAATATCAGTACTACTCACCTGCCAGATCCTAGCAGCACCTGACGTGGCCAAGACACGTTAACTGAGAGAGTCTCGGGCGGGACTAACCCACCTGAAGCCCCGCCCACACTGCGGAACCTGGTGGGAGGGGCGCTGTCGCCGTGCTATAGCTAGTAGACGCCCGTTACGTTAGCGTTGCGGCACCGGCCGGGCAGCACGTGCGGGGCGCTGCGCAGGTAGAGGTGTGTTCAGGCTGTTCAGTGTGTCCCTTGCCCCAGCAACAGCGCGCAGGGAAATGCCTCTGTGTTCAGCCTCAGAGCGGCCAATCCAGCAAAGAGCGTAACCAGCAGCAGCAAGTCCTGTGTCGGTGTAAGGGCAGCGATATCTCTGTTGTACCGCGCCGGTACAGTACAGAGTGTGGCAGTTCTGCGCCCGGCTTGGGCGCCTCTGTCGAGGAGTGTGTGAACATTCCAAGTTGCAAAATATTTGGGTCTTCCTTATCTTTAGACCACAGAAAAGTTGGATGCCAGGCAGGTGCGGCACTCTAACAAGTTTGGGTGAAGCAAGCTTttttaggtagggtgaccagacgtcccgtttttaaagggacactcccatgtttaagccctcctgcaggtgtcccaactttttcttaaaaatgggcaagtTGTCCCAGATTTTCTGCACCCCGCCCCCATCGgcactggtgggctgggccgtcgttaggcatacacagcatacgtggctgcatagggcacccaaTAATTGTGGGCACCACCAGAACAGCAGGTAAGAGCAGGtcggctcccgcacacccagtgcgtactgcagtctccttaggcaggggccgtattcacagagccgGATGCACCGGTGCGGCGCATTCTGCATGAGGGAAAGGGTACgggggtctctgtggggaactgtgactctttGCCACTGGATCTCTCGGTATACTTTCCtgccttcttcctccccccattGCCTCAGGCTGCCGCAGCGTCTGCTGCATACAGAGCTTGGTGTATCAGCAATGAGGAGGGGTTCTTCTGGGGGTCCGTgagcaccagtttaataatacttcGTAGGgctccataaatcctaaggatggccctgctggCGGGTCCTGTTGTTGgcctgagctctgcaaagacattggccaggtcatccctttcccctctcctcctcccctgcagttggaagcagctcccatcccttccttcccgaacagtgccaaaaggctgctgctggccatatTCTGTTGTGTATCCTGGCAGAAatgggcatgtgaccctgcatgcctcCCCATGTATTGCCTCAAGAAGACGTGGTGCCAAGTGTGATGGTTTGGgtcacagaaatccccttgggactgccgcctgatgtgctgagactacctctgagcccattttccctggcagcttgggacttcagaaccctgtcttgttgagccagacactccagtctgctccaacacagacccagggtctgaaccacatgctccCAAACTGCAGaattaactgaaaacaacttaataagtgctcctgtctctagcacccaaacacccagttcccaatggggtccaaaccccaaataaatccattttactctgtataaagcttatacagggtaaactcataaattgtccaccctttataacactgatagagagatatgcacagctgtttgctcccccagtaattaattaattactctgggttaattaataagtaaaagtgattttattaaatataaaaaagtaagatttaagtggttccaagtgataacagacagaacaaagtaaattatcaagcaaaataaaacaaaaacacacaagtctaagcctaatacagtaggaaactgaatactgatgaaatctcaccctcagagatgtttcagtagGCTTCTTTCACAAACTAGACTCCTTTGtagtctgggcccagtcctttccACGGTACAGTCCgtattccagctcaggtggtagctaggggatttctcatgactgcagcccactttgttctgttccacccccttttatagctttggcacaaggcgggaatcttttgtctctctgggtccccaccactccttctaaatggaaacgcaccaggtttaagatgaattccagtaccagatgacatggtcacatgtcctgtgagtcCACAAGCCTTCATTCTTTCATCCTGACTCACAGGAAGACTTGCAAATAAACAgcgccatctacagtcaattgtcctggttaatgggagccatcaagatcccaaaccaccattaatggcccacactttgcataattacaataggacctcagagttatatttcatatttctagtttcagatacaagagtgatacatttatacaaatagcaTGACCACACTcattagattataagctttgtaatgataccttaaaagagaccttttgcatgaagcatattccagtcacATTAAATTCacagtgcaacatcacaccaaGTACCAGAAGAGGCGGGTCCGTCCCGGGGGCCCAGCCCAACATGGAGGGCGGAGAGCgccaggcagggagggtcggGTAAATCGGTCACCtcccctgtgtgagagaggtgtacgggagtgtgtgtgggagggggtaggggtgtgtgtgtcacccctccacatgtgaaccctaaagccttaaagataagaaggtaaataaaaagaatccagctacgcagcatttctttttaacaggggctcagttaacttgatgttaatttgaatgtttgtattacatagttctgactgattgccattgaacttgcttgaatacgagtaattttaggGGCCTGGCAccacctcccgcaccctgaactcctcatttctggccccaccctggagcccgcacccccagccagagtcctcacccccccacacaccccaaccccaatttcatgagcattcctgaacccgccatacaatttctatacccagatgtggccctcgggcaaaaacatttgcccacccctgctataggttGTAATTGACTGCAGACTTATTTGGTTTGCATTTGTCATGTCCAGTACTGTCTTTGGGCATCTGTGACATTTTATAGGAGcggattttgttttgtattgtatcTGGTTGTTTCCAGCACACTCTCTTGTTTCTAGTAGAATCTATATTCTTTCTTAATGAAACCTAcgtttgttttattataagtgaTCATAAGTGCTATGTGATTTTACGTGGGcaaaggatctgggatttctgtgaatAGCCAGTGTCAGGATATCACTGGGGAATGATGCAAAGGCACTTGGGAACTGGGATGCATCTATTGTTAACTTCCAACAAAGACAAgtctggcatagcccagaggagattgCTTGAGTAGCTGAAAGCTGGTGCTATTAGGGAATTGATACCGAGCCAGGCATAGGCAAGATTCCCTCAGCTGAaggcagggggtaacaaggtgactcagactcctgggtaccccaagaaccatcacacaaagtcacaaaattaaaaataaataatacaagctACTTTTGTGTGTTGCAAATAGTGCAGATCAAAGCCATATATAAAACTATTAAATAAAGATATTCTAGAAAAAGTTGCTACTGACTGTGGAGTTTAGAAAGAAATCAATGAACCATCACATTCAACTAGGTAATGATAGCTCACATTTACATTTAAGATTGTGGTTCCCAACATTTTATGGCTGGATCTCTCTCTTGCAGTGGAACTGTGCCTGGTCCTTCTAGCATACCTGAGgtcacatttgttttctttttcctggcCTTTTCTTTCTGTCCTCTCATTTTTCCTTCTTGTGGTGTTCCCCCCCTCACCcttctgtgtttttctttcttattgCCCTTTATGTTACAGCTTTATTCATCCCTCTCCTCCCTACCCACCCAACTTCAATTATTTCCCACTTCTTTTTTCTCAGTTCTTATTCTTCTCTGCAGTTCTCCCCAcatctcttctctttgtttttctccccatTCCTTACTGCTgtggtctctctcttccccatgttTGACACTGTACTATGTTATGGACAGTACACAAAGGTGTGCACTGTTCAGTGCTActgtggggctgggaagagagCACAGAGCTGGAGACTTGTGGTGCCCAGCAGTTTCTCATAACAGGCAAGGACAGCTATACCTCCAGGGCAGTAAACCCCATACAATGGAAATTCCAGTCTtaataagctgaattttttgCTGTCTCTGAATAGATTTAAATAATAGAACATAACTGAGGTGAAACTAGTCCTGATCTGCTTAGTTAAAagtctttgttttgtttcatcaCCAACTACTttgatatattatttttaattgataTATTTTAAGCTGTAGTTGACTGAGGTGGCCACAGCGTGGTAGGCGTACTCTTTTAAAGTAATTTTGTCCACAGTAATTTAATCTTACATGTTTTTCCATCTGTTAACATATTCTGGATGTTCCCAGGAGAAATTGTTGTAGCATTTGCTCAGAAAAATAAGATGCAGAtcttaagaaaaggaaaatactgGAAGCTATCACAGTAAAAGACTACTTGGGCCAATGAAGGAAAGAGGACTAACTCGAGTATCAGAGGAGGATAGCAATATACTGAAAGACGTTTTGGGGAACAGTGGGAAAACAGGATTCTTCAGAGGACTGGAGGTTAGTTCTAAAGCCTTTCACCGCTAGGTCATTCATTCAAATCTGGCCCAGGTCAGATGAGATCAAGTTATTACCCTCTCTTTTCTCTGTACAGCTCCCAGTATAATGTAGCCTCAATCAAAAGTATGTGTTAccagcagggcttaaattctcaaaaATTATTTcccagagccccggcacctcccaTGGGGTTGAAGCCCTAAGGCCCAGCATGCACGGTGAAGGATCTTGGGATTAAACAGCTTGAATTTGAGACTAAAAGAGAGCCAATGGACAATTCTAAGAGTGAGGTGAGATGATTGGGGCAACAGGCAAGGAAGACGATCTTAGTAACTATGATTCATAAGGACTAGATGGGAACAAGGTGGGCCAGAGAGGTGGTGATTGCAGTAGTCAGAATGTGAGATGATGAGGGCCTAGACAAGTGTTTTAGCTAGCTGGAGAGAAAAAAGTGTCCTGGCTTGGAAATGTTATAGAGGAAACATCAGCAGATTTGGAGGTAGGCTGGATCGGTGGACCAAAAAGGAGGAAGTAGTCAAAAATAACTTCCAGGTTACTGCCCTgtttgagaggaaggatgatggCACTGTCAGCACTACCAGAGACTAAGAGGTGGGGGtggaaaaatatacattttatcaAAAAGATGTCTCAAATTTGGATGAAAGGAAATATCTAGTGCATTAAGCCCATCTGAATATTTatagcatgctgacatgcttCTGCCCACAATTAATCAAATGCAGTTTGGCACGTGCAGGTgatcttattttttaaattgtgggaaAAGAAGAGCAGGTAATATTGAAGGTGAAATAAAGGATACAAATGTCAATACTGCAATTGAAACTAATTCTGATTTTGATTCATTTCCAATATTATCACTGTCCTTTAATCATCAacatgaagagaaaaaaataatctctACTTCCTTGAGATGcaggggcggcaagctgcgggggcggccgtcaggctgccttcggcggcatggctgcgggaggtccgccggtcccgcagctttggcGGTAATTTGGCAgcggggacgctgaaggcgcggcaccagcagacctcccgcaggcatgccgccaaaaccGCATGatcagcggaccgcc harbors:
- the OSTC gene encoding oligosaccharyltransferase complex subunit OSTC isoform X2 — protein: METLYWVPFAVLQCPNIKLKRPSWVHTPSAMTVYALVVVSYFLITGGIIYDVIVEPPSVGSMTDEHGHQRPVAFLAYRGYLMG